From the genome of Spinacia oleracea cultivar Varoflay chromosome 2, BTI_SOV_V1, whole genome shotgun sequence, one region includes:
- the LOC110803112 gene encoding arginase 1, mitochondrial gives MMQHVARRGIHQLQRLNAAKVPADVIEKGQNRVIDASLTLIRESAKLKGELVRALGGAKATSSLLGVPLGHNSSFLEGPAFAPPLIREAIWCGSTNASTEQGKEIDDPRVLTDVGDLPVQEMREAGVMDDRLMDIVSDSVKLVMEQEPLRPLVLGGDHSISYPVVRAVSEKLGGPVDILHLDAHPDIYHEFEGNKYSHASSFARIMEGGYARRLLQVGIRSINREGREQGKKFGVEQYEMRTFSKDRHYLENLKLGEGVKGVYISIDVDCLDPAFAHGVSHFEPGGLSFRDVLNILHNLQGDIVAADVVEFNPQRDTADGMTAMVAAKLVREVTARMSKPN, from the exons ATGATGCAGCACGTAGCTAGGAGGGGAATTCATCAACTTCAAAGACTGAATGCAGCAAAAGTTCCAGCAGATGTGATCGAAAAAGGCCAAAATCGAGTAATAGATGCCTCCCTCACCCTCATTCGTGAGAGTGCAAAGCTCAAG GGGGAGCTTGTGCGGGCCTTAGGAGGTGCGAAAGCAACATCTTCCCTCCTTGGAGTACCTCTGGGCCATAATTCATCATTTCTTGAGGGGCCTGCTTTTGCACCTCCTCTTATTAGAGAAGCAATCTGGTGTGGAAGCACAAATGCCTCAACTGAACAAG GCAAAGAAATAGATGATCCTCGAGTCCTAACTGATGTTGGAGATCTTCCTGTTCAAGAGATGAGAGAAGCTGGTGTCATGGATGACAGATTGATGGACATTGTCAGTGACTCAGTCAAGCTGGTTATGGAACAG GAACCGTTGCGTCCTCTGGTGTTAGGCGGTGACCATTCGATATCTTACCCTGTTGTAAGAGCTGTATCTGAGAAGCTTGGAGGACCTGTAGATATCCTACATCTTGATGCTCACCCAGATATCTATCATGAATTTGAAGGGAACAAGTATTCTCATGCTTCTTCTTTTGCCCGTATAATGGAGGGTGGCTATGCACGGAGGCTCTTGCAG GTCGGTATAAGATCTATCAATAGAGAAGGCCGGGAGCAAGGAAAGAAATTTGGGGTGGAGCAATATGAAATGCGAACCTTTTCAAAAGATCGCCACTACTTGGAAAATCTG AAACTGGGTGAGGGAGTGAAGGGTGTCTACATATCAATCGATGTGGACTGTCTTGATCCAGCATTTGCACACGGTGTGTCTCACTTTGAGCCCGGAGGCCTGTCTTTTCGTGATGTTCTCAATATCCTGCACAATCTCCAAGGTGATATCGTGGCTGCCGATGTCGTTGAATTCAACCCGCAGAGGGACACTGCTGATGGTATGACAGCAATGGTTGCAGCCAAGTTGGTTAGAGAAGTAACTGCAAGAATGTCCAAGCCCAATTAA